The genomic region TCCACCGCGCGAGACTACACGTCCCAGACTCTGGACGGTGTGATCAATCTGGACTGGCCTTGCGGCCCCCGCCCTAACGTAGACTCAATAGACCCACGCGGGCCGACGTCGTCCCCATCATGATCCAACCCTGAGTGACGACAGGAGGCCCGGTGGCCTTTCCGTACCCGCACCAGCCGCAGCCGGCCCCCACGCTCGGCCCGGGAGCGCCCGCGGCCGGGCTCTACGACCCCGCCCAGGAGCACGACGCCTGCGGCGTGGCCTTCGTGGCCGACCTGCACGGCCGCCGCTCGCACGCGGTCGTCGAGAACGGTCTCGGCGCGCTCTGCCGGCTGGACCATCGGGGCGCCCGGGGCGCGGAGCCGAACACCGGTGACGGCGCCGGCATCATGATCCAGGTGCCGGACGCCTTCCTGCGCACGGTGGTGGACTTCCAGCTGCCGCCCGCCGGCGAGTACGCCACCGGCCTGGTCTTCCTCCCGGACGGCGACGCCGCGGAGGCCCTCGCCCGCCGGGTGGTCGAGAAGTACGCGCTGGTCGAGGGGGCCGAGGTGCTCGGCTGGCGGGACGTGCCGGTCGACCCGAGCGGGCTCGGTGAGACGGCCGTGGCCGCCATGCCGCGGATCCGGCAGCTGTTCCTCGCCGCACGCCGGCTGACCGGGTCGCCGGCCGGGCCGGCCGGCTCGGCGCTGCGCGGCATCGAGCTGGACCGGGTCGCGTTCTGCGTGCGCAAGCAGGCCGAGCGGGAGAGCGCCGAGCGGGGCGCGCCCGCGTACTTCCCGTCGCTGTCGGCGCGGACCATGGTGTGGAAGGGCATGCTGACCCCCGACCAGCTGCCGGAGTTCTACCCGGAGCTGACCGACGAGCGGGTGGAGAGCGCGATCGCGCTGGTGCACTCCCGGTTCTCCACCAACACCTTCCCGTCCTGGCCGCTGGCCCACCCGTACCGGTTCATCGCGCACAACGGCGAGATCAACACGATCCGCGGCAACCGGAACTGGATGCAGGCGCGTGAGGCGTTGCTGCGGACGCCGGACCTACCCGGCAACATCCGGCGGATCTTCCCGGTCTGCACCCCGGGCGCCTCCGACTCGGCCAACTTCGACGAGGTCCTGGAGCTGCTGCACCTGGCCGGGCGGAGCCTGCCGCACGCGGTGCTCATGATGATCCCCGAGGCGTGGGAGAACGACCCGGGGATGCGCCCGGACAAGCGGGCCTTCTACCGCTTCCACGCGAGCCTCATGGAGCCGTGGGACGGCCCGGCCTCGGTCGCCTTCACCGACGGCGAGATCGTCGGTGCGGTGCTGGACCGCAACGGGCTGCGCCCCGGGCGCTGGTGGCGCACCGAGGACGGGCTCGTCGTGCTCGGCAGCGAGGCGGGTGTGCTCGACCTCGACCCGGCCCGGGTGGTCGCCAAGGGGCGGCTCCAGCCGGGGCGGATGTTCCTGGTCGACACGGTGGCCGGCCGGATCGTGCAGGACGACGAGATCAAGGCCGAGTTGGCCGCCGCGCAGCCGTACGGGGAGTGGCTGCACGCCGGGCTGATCGAGCTGACCGACCTGCCCGCCCGCGAGCACATCGTCTACACCCACGACTCGGTGCGCCGCCGCCAGCAGACCTTCGGCTACACCGAGGAGGAGCTGAAGATCCTGCTCGCGCCGATGGCCCGCGCCGGCGCCGAGCCGATCGGTTCGATGGGCACGGACACCCCGATCGCCCCGCTCTCCACCCGGCCGCGGCTGCTCTACGACTACTTCCACCAGCTGTTCGCGCAGGTCACCAACCCGCCGCTGGACGCCATCCGGGAGGAGCTGGTGACCAGCCTCAGCTCCACGATCGGCCCCGAGGGCAACCTGCTCGACCCGGGACCGGCGAGCTGCCGGCAGATCGTGCTGCCGTACCCGGTGATCGACAACGACGAGCTCGCCAAGATCCTCTCCATCGACGAGGACGGCGACCTGCCCGGCTTCAAGGCGGTCCGGGTCTCCGGGCTCTACCGGATCCGCGAGGGCGCGGCCGGCATCAAGGCCCGGCTCACCGAGATCTGCCGGCACGTCTCCGAGGCGATCGAGGACGGCGTGCGCATCCTCGTCCTCTCCGACCGCGACTCCAACGCCGACCTGGCCCCGATCCCGTCGCTGCTGCTCACCGCGGCGGTGCACCAGCACCTGGTCCGCGAGCAGACCCGGACCCAGGTGGCGCTGATCGTCGAGTCCGGTGACTGCCGCGAGGTGCACCACGCGGCGGTGCTGATCGGCTACGGCGCCGCGGCCGTCAACCCGTACCTGGCCTTCGAGTCGGTGGAGGACATGATCTCCACCGGGGCGCTGGTCGGCGCGGATCCGGCCAGGGCGGTGCGCAACTACGTCAAGGCGCTCGGCAAGGGCGTCCTGAAGATCATGTCCAAGATGGGCATCTCGACCGTGTCGTCGTACTGCGGCGCACAGGTCTTCGAGGCGGTCGGGCTGGACGCCCGCCTGGTCGAGCGCTACTTCCGGGGCACCCCGAGCAAGATCGGCGGCATCGGCCTGGCCGGCATCCACGCCGAGGTCGCCGCCCGGCACGCCCTGGCCTGGCCGCCCGCCGGCACCCCGGCCTCCGACCGGCTGGAGGTCGGCGGCGAATACCAGTGGCGCCGCGAGGGCGAGGTGCACCTGTTCAACCCGGAGACGGTCTTCCTGCTCCAGCACGCCACCCGCAGCCGCGAGTACGACATCTTCAAGCGGTACACCGCCACGGTGGACGCGCTCGCCGCCGAGACCGGGTCGCTGCGCGGCCTGTTCACCCTGCGCGACGGCGTCCGTCCGCCGGTGCCCCTGGACGAGGTCGAGCCGGCCACCGAGATCGTCAAGCGGTTCGCCACCGGCGCCATGTCGTACGGGTCGATCTCGGCGGAGGCGCACGAGACCCTGGCGATCGCCATGAACCGGCTCGGCGGCAAGTCCAACACCGGCGAGGGCGGCGAGGACGTCGAACGGCTGCACGACCCGGCCCGCCGCTCGGCGGTCAAGCAGATCGCCAGCGGGCGGTTCGGCGTCACCAGCGAGTACCTGGTCAACGCCGACGACCTCCAGATCAAGATGGCGCAGGGCGCGAAGCCCGGCGAGGGCGGCCAACTGCCGGGCAACAAGGTCTGGCCGTGGATCGCCCGGACCCGGCACGCCACCCCCGGCGTCGGCCTGATCTCCCCGCCGCCGCACCACGACATCTACTCGATCGAGGACCTCGCCCAGCTGGTGCACGACCTGAAGTGCGTCAACCCCGCCGCCCGGGTGCACGTCAAGCTGGTCAGCGAGGTCGGTGTGGGCACCGTCGCGGCGGGAGTCGCGAAGCTCAAGGCGGACGTCATCCTGATCTCCGGCCACGACGGCGGCACCGGCGCGTCCCCGCTTAACTCGCTCAAGCACGCCGGCACCCCGTGGGAGCTGGGGCTGGCCGAGGCGCAGCAGACGCTGCTGCTCAACAAGCTCCGCGACCGGGTCACCGTGCAAGTCGACGGCCAGCTCAAGACGGGCCGGGACGTGCTCGTCGCGGCCCTGCTGGGCGCCGAGGAGTTCGGGTTCGCCACGGCGCCGCTGATCGTCGCCGGCTGCGTGATGATGCGGGTCTGCCACCTGGACACCTGCCCGGTCGGCATCGCCACGCAGAACCCGGTGCTGCGGGAACGGTTCACCGGCACGCCCGAGTTCGTGGAGAACTTCTTCCTCTTCCTCGCCGAGGAGGTCCGCGGCTACCTGGCCGAGCTGGGCTTCCGGTCGATCGAGGAGGCCATCGGCCACAGCGAGCTGCTCGACGTCGCCCCCGCCGTCGCGCA from Micromonospora sp. WMMD812 harbors:
- the gltB gene encoding glutamate synthase large subunit, producing MAFPYPHQPQPAPTLGPGAPAAGLYDPAQEHDACGVAFVADLHGRRSHAVVENGLGALCRLDHRGARGAEPNTGDGAGIMIQVPDAFLRTVVDFQLPPAGEYATGLVFLPDGDAAEALARRVVEKYALVEGAEVLGWRDVPVDPSGLGETAVAAMPRIRQLFLAARRLTGSPAGPAGSALRGIELDRVAFCVRKQAERESAERGAPAYFPSLSARTMVWKGMLTPDQLPEFYPELTDERVESAIALVHSRFSTNTFPSWPLAHPYRFIAHNGEINTIRGNRNWMQAREALLRTPDLPGNIRRIFPVCTPGASDSANFDEVLELLHLAGRSLPHAVLMMIPEAWENDPGMRPDKRAFYRFHASLMEPWDGPASVAFTDGEIVGAVLDRNGLRPGRWWRTEDGLVVLGSEAGVLDLDPARVVAKGRLQPGRMFLVDTVAGRIVQDDEIKAELAAAQPYGEWLHAGLIELTDLPAREHIVYTHDSVRRRQQTFGYTEEELKILLAPMARAGAEPIGSMGTDTPIAPLSTRPRLLYDYFHQLFAQVTNPPLDAIREELVTSLSSTIGPEGNLLDPGPASCRQIVLPYPVIDNDELAKILSIDEDGDLPGFKAVRVSGLYRIREGAAGIKARLTEICRHVSEAIEDGVRILVLSDRDSNADLAPIPSLLLTAAVHQHLVREQTRTQVALIVESGDCREVHHAAVLIGYGAAAVNPYLAFESVEDMISTGALVGADPARAVRNYVKALGKGVLKIMSKMGISTVSSYCGAQVFEAVGLDARLVERYFRGTPSKIGGIGLAGIHAEVAARHALAWPPAGTPASDRLEVGGEYQWRREGEVHLFNPETVFLLQHATRSREYDIFKRYTATVDALAAETGSLRGLFTLRDGVRPPVPLDEVEPATEIVKRFATGAMSYGSISAEAHETLAIAMNRLGGKSNTGEGGEDVERLHDPARRSAVKQIASGRFGVTSEYLVNADDLQIKMAQGAKPGEGGQLPGNKVWPWIARTRHATPGVGLISPPPHHDIYSIEDLAQLVHDLKCVNPAARVHVKLVSEVGVGTVAAGVAKLKADVILISGHDGGTGASPLNSLKHAGTPWELGLAEAQQTLLLNKLRDRVTVQVDGQLKTGRDVLVAALLGAEEFGFATAPLIVAGCVMMRVCHLDTCPVGIATQNPVLRERFTGTPEFVENFFLFLAEEVRGYLAELGFRSIEEAIGHSELLDVAPAVAHWKAHGLDLAPVLHLPELPPDAARRGVRAQDHGLDRALDNELIALAEPALRPAGSPASAPATSAPVTPVRAELAIRNEHRSVGAMLGGEVTRRYGGAGLPADTVEFALRGTAGQSFGAFLPRGVTLRLHGDANDYVGKGLSGGRIIVRPDPAAPFVDPDAAPGERAEDQIVAGNTILYGATAGEVFLRGRVGERFAVRNSGAAAVVEGVGDHGCEYMTGGTVVVLGSTGRNFAAGMSGGTAFVHRLDRGRVNAELVDLAPLREEERAVLHELVQRHFAETDSAVAEELLKRWPEAVEEFTAVVPRDYRRVLEIMRAAEAAGRDVDDAVMSALAAPASVPPAPRAATQEVARA